GCCCGCCGACTGCGTCCGCGACGCCGCCCCCTGGCTGCGGCATGTCCAGATCGAGGACATGCGCCGCGGCGTCCATGAGCACCTGCCGTTCGGCGACGGCGAGATCGACTTCCCGCCCGTACTCGAAGCCCTCGCCGCCACCGGCTACCAGGGCCTCACCGTCGTCGAACTGCCCCGCCACTCCCACGCGGGCCCCGAACTCGCCCGCGCCTCCATCGAGTTCCTCCGCTCACAGGTGCCGTCGAAGGGAGCCCCGTCATGCTGAGGATCCGCAAGGAACTCGACGCACAACTCCCCGACACCGCCCGTGCCTGGCTCGTCGAGGCGCTCGCCGAAGCGCGCGAGCGCACGGGCGAGGACGCCGCTGACCCCTGTGCCGTGCCCGCCTGGGAACTCCGCTTCGCCTCCGCCGGCCGCCACTGCGGCCAGGACCACGCCGACTCCGTACGCACCCTGCTCCTCGTCGAGGCCCGCGCCGACACCCCCACGCTCACCCGCCTCTACCAGCAGGGCACCGCCGCCGAGCGCCGCGCCCTCCTCCTCGCCCTCCCACATCTGGTCGAGGGCCCCGCCGCACTGCCCCTCACCGAGGACGCCCTGCGCACCAACGACACCCGGCTCGTCGCCGCGGCCGTCGGCCCGTACGCCGCCGCGCACCTCGGCCCGCACGCCTGGCGGCACGCCGTCCTCAAGTGCCTCTTCACCGGCGTACCCCTCGACGCCGTCGCGGACCTGCCCATCCGCGCCGCGGGCGACAGCGAGCTCGCGCGGATGCTCGCCGACTACGCCGCCGAGCGCACCGCCGCCGGCCGCGACGTCCCCCACGACCTCAATCGCGTGCTGACCCTGACCGGCGAGCTGTCCGAGGAGTCCTGATGCGCATCTTCGACCCCCACATCCACATGACGTCCCGCACCACCGACGACTACCAGGCGATGTACGCCGCCGGAGTCCGCGCCCTCGTCGAACCCTCCTTCTGGCTCGGCCAGCCCCGCACCTCGCCCGCCGGCTTCTTCGACTACTTCG
The Streptomyces lunaelactis genome window above contains:
- a CDS encoding EboA domain-containing protein; translated protein: MLRIRKELDAQLPDTARAWLVEALAEARERTGEDAADPCAVPAWELRFASAGRHCGQDHADSVRTLLLVEARADTPTLTRLYQQGTAAERRALLLALPHLVEGPAALPLTEDALRTNDTRLVAAAVGPYAAAHLGPHAWRHAVLKCLFTGVPLDAVADLPIRAAGDSELARMLADYAAERTAAGRDVPHDLNRVLTLTGELSEES